In Streptomyces seoulensis, the following are encoded in one genomic region:
- a CDS encoding TlpA family protein disulfide reductase, with translation MSTRSRAALLGAVAAAAALTLSACGSGGTSGGGGDTNFVTGHNGVDTAKKSERAKAPALSGKTIDGKTLDVAAYKGKVVVLNVWGSWCGPCREEAKYFSKVSKAYQDKGVQFVGINTRDTSTTPALAFEKANGITYPSLYDPTGKLMLRFPKGTLNPQLIPSTLILDRDGKVAARALEALDDTALLKMLKPVLAEK, from the coding sequence ATGAGTACCCGTAGCCGCGCCGCCCTGCTCGGTGCCGTGGCCGCCGCCGCGGCCCTGACCCTGTCCGCGTGCGGCAGCGGCGGGACCTCCGGCGGTGGCGGCGACACCAACTTCGTCACCGGCCACAACGGCGTCGACACCGCGAAGAAGAGCGAGCGCGCCAAAGCCCCCGCCCTGTCCGGGAAGACGATCGACGGCAAGACCCTCGACGTCGCCGCGTACAAGGGCAAGGTCGTCGTCCTCAACGTCTGGGGCTCCTGGTGCGGACCGTGCCGGGAGGAGGCCAAGTACTTCTCCAAGGTCTCCAAGGCGTACCAGGACAAGGGCGTGCAGTTCGTCGGGATCAACACCCGCGACACCAGCACCACCCCGGCCCTCGCCTTCGAGAAGGCCAACGGGATCACGTACCCGAGCCTGTACGACCCGACCGGCAAGCTGATGCTCCGCTTCCCCAAGGGCACGCTCAACCCGCAGCTCATCCCGTCCACGCTGATCCTGGACCGGGACGGGAAGGTCGCCGCGCGGGCGCTGGAGGCGCTCGACGACACGGCCCTGCTGAAGATGCTCAAGCCGGTCCTCGCGGAGAAGTGA
- a CDS encoding cytochrome c biogenesis CcdA family protein, whose protein sequence is MSDLLTLAAVTSRNETVLNGALLLALPVAVLGGLVSFFSPCVLPLVPGYLSYVTGVTGTDLADARRGRMTAGASLFVLGFTVVFVSGGALFGYFGQTLQGYKDVLTHVLGVLMILLGIFFMGLMPWLTQREFRFHKRPATGLIGAPLLGALFGIGWTPCIGPTLASVVALSSQQASAGRGAILTVAYCLGLGVPFVLTAIAFRKALGAFGWVKRHYVWVMRAGGTMMIVTGVLLLTGAWDSLVQEMQTWSDGFSVGI, encoded by the coding sequence GTGAGCGACCTGCTGACGCTCGCCGCCGTGACGAGCCGGAACGAGACCGTGCTCAACGGCGCCCTGCTGCTCGCCCTGCCCGTCGCGGTGCTGGGCGGTCTTGTCTCGTTCTTCTCACCCTGTGTGCTCCCGCTGGTCCCCGGCTACCTCTCCTACGTGACCGGCGTCACCGGCACCGACCTCGCCGACGCCCGGCGCGGCCGGATGACCGCCGGCGCCTCCCTCTTCGTACTCGGCTTCACCGTGGTGTTCGTCTCCGGCGGCGCCCTGTTCGGGTACTTCGGGCAGACGCTCCAGGGCTACAAGGACGTGCTCACCCATGTCCTCGGCGTCCTGATGATCCTGCTCGGCATCTTCTTCATGGGCCTGATGCCCTGGCTGACCCAGCGCGAGTTCCGCTTCCACAAGCGCCCCGCGACCGGACTGATCGGCGCGCCGCTGCTCGGCGCGCTCTTCGGGATCGGCTGGACGCCCTGCATCGGCCCGACCCTCGCCTCCGTCGTCGCCCTCTCCTCCCAGCAGGCGAGCGCGGGCCGGGGCGCGATACTGACCGTCGCGTACTGCCTCGGGCTCGGCGTGCCCTTCGTGCTCACCGCGATCGCCTTCCGCAAGGCGCTCGGCGCCTTCGGCTGGGTCAAACGCCACTATGTCTGGGTGATGCGCGCCGGCGGCACGATGATGATCGTGACCGGCGTGCTGCTGCTGACCGGTGCCTGGGACAGCCTGGTGCAGGAGATGCAGACCTGGTCCGACGGCTTCTCTGTGGGGATCTGA
- the resB gene encoding cytochrome c biogenesis protein ResB encodes MSDTETEQSQDQEGLGAAGQQLSTAPQEDTGVLPGLGVIGWARWFWRQLTSMRVALLLLLLLSLGAIPGSLIPQTGADANKVDAFRAAHTTLAPVYDKLGLFHVYSSVWFSAIYILLFVSLIGCIVPRTWQFIGQLRGRPPGAPRRLDRLPAYTTWRTTADPEQVRADALALLKKRRFRAHPAGDAVAAEKGYLRELGNLAFHIALIVLLIAFASGQLFKSDGTKLVVEGDGFSNALPMYDDFKSGSLFSNDDLVPFSFDLKDFKGTYELSGPNRGTPRTFEAKIDYSVGADGKSRPRTVQVNQPLKIDDSKVYLVSHGYAPVITVRDGKGKVVYQDAVPLLPLDGNVTSQGVVKVLDGYHDAKGVKEQLGIRAFFLPTYGGGADVLSQFPALLNPVLNLEPYHGDLGVDAMPQSVYQLDKTHMKGFKDADGKQLRANLKPGQTMKLPGGAGTVTFGKDVKEWAGFEIVQEPGGAWALSGAIAAILGLAGSLFIQRRRIWVRAVRGADGVTVVEMAGLGRSESAKVPEELGDLAGTLYERAPGAPDAHQDASHAVPAEGAEQ; translated from the coding sequence ATGAGCGACACCGAAACCGAGCAGAGCCAGGACCAGGAGGGTCTCGGCGCGGCCGGGCAACAGCTCTCCACCGCGCCCCAGGAGGACACCGGTGTCCTGCCGGGCCTCGGCGTCATCGGCTGGGCCCGCTGGTTCTGGCGGCAGCTCACCTCCATGCGGGTCGCGCTGCTGCTGCTCCTGCTGCTCTCCCTCGGTGCGATCCCCGGCTCGCTGATCCCGCAGACCGGCGCGGACGCCAACAAGGTCGACGCGTTCCGGGCGGCCCACACCACGCTGGCGCCCGTCTACGACAAGCTCGGGCTGTTCCACGTGTACAGCTCGGTGTGGTTCTCCGCGATCTACATCCTGCTGTTCGTCTCTCTCATCGGCTGCATCGTCCCGCGCACCTGGCAGTTCATCGGCCAGCTCCGCGGCCGCCCGCCGGGCGCCCCCCGGCGCCTGGACCGGCTGCCCGCGTACACCACCTGGCGCACCACCGCCGACCCCGAGCAGGTACGCGCCGACGCGCTCGCCCTGCTGAAGAAGCGCCGCTTCCGCGCCCACCCGGCCGGTGACGCGGTCGCCGCCGAGAAGGGGTACCTGCGCGAGCTGGGCAACCTGGCCTTCCACATCGCGCTGATCGTGCTGCTGATCGCCTTCGCCTCCGGCCAGCTGTTCAAGTCCGACGGCACCAAGCTGGTGGTCGAGGGCGACGGCTTCTCCAACGCGCTGCCGATGTACGACGACTTCAAGTCCGGCAGCCTGTTCAGCAACGACGACCTCGTGCCGTTCAGCTTCGACCTGAAGGACTTCAAGGGCACCTACGAGCTGTCCGGCCCCAACCGCGGCACCCCGCGCACCTTCGAGGCGAAGATCGACTACAGCGTGGGCGCGGACGGGAAGTCCCGGCCCAGGACCGTCCAGGTCAACCAGCCGCTGAAGATCGACGACTCCAAGGTCTACCTGGTCAGCCACGGCTACGCGCCCGTCATCACCGTCCGCGACGGCAAGGGCAAGGTGGTCTACCAGGACGCCGTACCGCTGCTCCCGCTGGACGGCAACGTCACCTCGCAGGGCGTCGTCAAGGTGCTGGACGGCTACCACGACGCCAAGGGCGTCAAGGAGCAGCTCGGCATCCGGGCCTTCTTCCTGCCGACCTACGGCGGCGGCGCCGACGTCCTCTCCCAGTTCCCCGCGCTGCTCAACCCGGTGCTCAACCTGGAGCCGTACCACGGTGACCTGGGCGTCGACGCGATGCCGCAGAGCGTGTACCAGCTCGACAAGACACACATGAAGGGCTTCAAGGACGCCGACGGCAAGCAGCTGCGGGCCAACCTGAAGCCCGGCCAGACCATGAAGCTGCCCGGCGGTGCGGGCACCGTGACGTTCGGGAAGGACGTCAAGGAATGGGCCGGCTTCGAGATCGTCCAGGAGCCGGGCGGCGCCTGGGCGCTCAGCGGCGCCATCGCCGCGATCCTCGGCCTCGCCGGGTCCCTCTTCATCCAGCGCCGCCGGATCTGGGTGCGGGCCGTGCGCGGCGCCGACGGGGTCACGGTGGTCGAGATGGCCGGGCTCGGCCGCAGCGAGTCCGCCAAGGTCCCCGAGGAACTGGGCGACCTCGCCGGAACCCTCTACGAACGCGCGCCGGGCGCTCCCGACGCCCACCAAGACGCATCCCACGCCGTACCTGCCGAAGGGGCTGAGCAGTGA
- the ccsB gene encoding c-type cytochrome biogenesis protein CcsB, which translates to MTLAAATDLAAATNEHLASISNTLIYSSMAVYTLAFFAYIAEWLFGSRSKVGRTAAALTADAGAAKSAPAVTVKQAGGTTVLERPQVVVRSAAGARDVPDGPGAHGGDAQGDMYGRVAVSLTVLAFLVELAGVVARAASVQRAPWGNMYEFNLTFSTVAVGVYLGLLALKKNVRWLGLFLITTVLLDLGLAVTVLYTASDQLVPALHSYWLYIHVSTAIFCGAVFYVGAVATILYLFKDSYENKLESGGTPGTFARSVLERLPASASLDKFAYRVNAAVFPLWTFTIIAGAIWAGDAWGRYWNWDPKETWSFITWVAYACYLHARATAGWKGRKAAYLAMIAFGCWLFNYYGVNIFVTGKHSYAGV; encoded by the coding sequence GTGACTCTCGCCGCCGCAACCGACCTCGCCGCCGCGACCAACGAGCATCTGGCGAGCATCAGCAACACGCTCATCTACTCCTCGATGGCCGTGTACACGCTGGCCTTCTTCGCCTACATCGCCGAGTGGCTGTTCGGCAGCCGCAGCAAGGTCGGCCGCACGGCCGCCGCGCTCACCGCCGACGCCGGCGCGGCCAAGAGCGCGCCCGCCGTCACCGTGAAGCAGGCGGGCGGCACCACCGTGCTGGAACGCCCGCAGGTCGTCGTGCGCTCCGCCGCCGGTGCCCGGGACGTGCCGGACGGCCCCGGCGCCCACGGCGGCGACGCCCAGGGCGACATGTACGGCCGGGTCGCGGTCTCCCTCACCGTGCTCGCCTTCCTGGTGGAGCTGGCCGGTGTGGTCGCCCGCGCGGCCTCCGTGCAGCGCGCCCCCTGGGGCAACATGTACGAGTTCAACCTGACCTTCTCCACCGTCGCGGTCGGCGTCTACCTGGGCCTGCTCGCGCTGAAGAAGAACGTCCGCTGGCTCGGCCTGTTCCTGATCACCACGGTCCTGCTGGACCTCGGCCTCGCCGTCACCGTGCTCTACACCGCCAGCGACCAGCTCGTCCCGGCGCTGCACTCGTACTGGCTGTACATCCACGTCTCCACCGCGATCTTCTGCGGCGCGGTGTTCTACGTGGGCGCGGTCGCCACGATCCTGTACCTCTTCAAGGACTCCTACGAGAACAAGCTGGAGAGCGGCGGCACCCCGGGCACCTTCGCCCGCTCGGTGCTGGAGCGGCTGCCCGCCTCGGCCTCGCTGGACAAGTTCGCCTACCGGGTCAACGCGGCCGTCTTCCCGCTGTGGACGTTCACGATCATCGCGGGCGCGATCTGGGCGGGCGACGCCTGGGGCCGGTACTGGAACTGGGACCCCAAGGAGACCTGGTCCTTCATCACCTGGGTCGCCTACGCCTGCTACCTGCACGCCCGCGCCACGGCCGGCTGGAAGGGCCGCAAGGCCGCCTACCTGGCGATGATCGCCTTCGGCTGCTGGCTGTTCAACTACTACGGCGTCAACATCTTCGTCACCGGCAAGCACTCGTACGCGGGCGTGTGA
- a CDS encoding condensation domain-containing protein, with protein sequence MRITDIQRCEVRPGRLVEWTLSPATVATAHGLPEDSRPPAYIQESHIRTARHVREGGLFVPTWLGTSFDLAGPVDLDVLEESLRAWTVRHETLRSGFRWAGEDGKELRRFTLDAEDVTLHREAGGEFTDAAALTAHLQSRFDTVADALRWPNLIYAAVVRDDSATVFLAFDHSNVDAYSLHGIPAEIEELYTAGVKGRGPVVRTPAASYVDFCEIERADADRLDGEHETVARWREFIRRCDGTLPSFPVELGVEPGGRLPQQRMICEPLVDAEAAAAFEAYCRPYGGSLVGLLAATALIVQELGEQSVYRTVVPFHTRVKSQWSDSVGWFVGGAPIEVPLENAPDLTATLREVRAQLQANRALARMPLARVLSLLGADFRPTSPDLYSIVSFVDTRGIPGAARWADQNAHALLRVSYGDQVCVWVNRLHDGLWLASRHPDTDVAAKNMGLYVERLRDLLTTPLD encoded by the coding sequence GTGCGAATCACTGATATCCAGCGCTGCGAGGTCCGGCCGGGGCGGCTCGTCGAGTGGACGCTGAGTCCGGCGACCGTCGCCACGGCGCACGGCCTGCCGGAGGACTCCCGCCCGCCCGCCTACATCCAGGAGTCGCACATCCGCACGGCCCGGCACGTCCGGGAGGGCGGCCTGTTCGTGCCGACCTGGCTCGGCACCTCCTTCGACCTCGCCGGACCGGTCGACCTCGATGTGCTCGAGGAGTCCCTGCGGGCCTGGACGGTCCGGCACGAGACGCTGCGCAGCGGCTTCCGCTGGGCCGGCGAGGACGGGAAGGAGCTGCGCCGCTTCACCCTGGACGCCGAGGACGTCACCCTGCACCGGGAGGCGGGGGGCGAGTTCACCGACGCGGCCGCGCTGACCGCGCATCTGCAGTCCCGGTTCGACACGGTCGCGGACGCGCTGCGCTGGCCCAACCTGATCTACGCGGCCGTGGTCCGGGACGACTCGGCCACCGTCTTCCTCGCCTTCGACCACAGCAATGTGGACGCCTACTCGCTGCACGGCATCCCGGCCGAGATCGAGGAGCTGTACACGGCGGGCGTCAAGGGGCGCGGGCCGGTGGTGCGGACCCCGGCCGCCAGTTACGTGGACTTCTGCGAGATCGAGCGGGCGGACGCGGACCGGCTGGACGGGGAGCACGAGACGGTGGCCCGCTGGCGGGAGTTCATCCGCCGCTGCGACGGCACACTGCCCTCTTTCCCGGTGGAGCTGGGCGTGGAGCCGGGCGGGCGGCTGCCGCAGCAGCGGATGATCTGCGAGCCGCTGGTGGACGCGGAGGCGGCGGCCGCGTTCGAGGCGTACTGCCGGCCGTACGGGGGCAGCCTGGTCGGGCTGCTGGCGGCGACCGCGCTGATCGTGCAGGAGCTGGGCGAGCAGTCGGTGTACCGGACGGTGGTGCCGTTCCACACCCGGGTGAAGTCGCAGTGGAGCGACTCGGTGGGCTGGTTCGTGGGCGGCGCCCCCATCGAGGTGCCGCTGGAGAACGCCCCCGACCTGACCGCCACCCTGCGCGAGGTCCGGGCGCAGCTCCAGGCCAACCGCGCCCTGGCCCGGATGCCGCTGGCCCGGGTGCTGAGCCTGCTCGGCGCGGACTTCCGGCCCACGTCACCGGACCTGTACTCGATCGTGTCCTTCGTCGACACCCGGGGCATCCCGGGCGCCGCCCGCTGGGCGGACCAGAACGCCCACGCCCTGCTCCGGGTCTCCTACGGCGACCAGGTCTGCGTCTGGGTCAACCGGCTCCACGACGGCCTCTGGCTGGCCAGCCGCCACCCGGACACGGACGTGGCGGCGAAGAACATGGGCCTGTACGTGGAGCGGCTACGGGACCTGCTCACCACCCCGCTCGACTGA
- a CDS encoding nucleoside deaminase, producing the protein MELEQARDWLRTAVAEARAGRAEGGIPIGAALYGPDGELLGRGRNRRVQDGDPATHAETAAFRDAGRRRSYRGTTMVTTLSPCWYCSGLVRQFGISRVVVGEAGTFSGGHAWLAAHGVEVVLLDDPACGALMREFVAANPGLWNEDIGL; encoded by the coding sequence ATGGAGCTTGAGCAGGCACGGGACTGGCTGCGTACCGCCGTCGCGGAGGCGCGGGCCGGGCGGGCGGAGGGCGGCATCCCGATCGGGGCCGCGCTGTACGGGCCGGACGGGGAACTGCTCGGGCGGGGCCGCAACCGGCGGGTGCAGGACGGGGACCCCGCCACGCACGCCGAGACGGCGGCCTTCCGGGACGCGGGGCGGCGGCGGTCGTACCGGGGGACGACCATGGTGACCACCCTCTCGCCGTGCTGGTACTGCTCGGGGCTGGTGCGGCAGTTCGGGATCTCGCGGGTCGTCGTCGGGGAGGCGGGGACCTTCAGCGGCGGACACGCGTGGCTGGCCGCGCACGGGGTGGAGGTCGTGCTGCTGGACGATCCCGCATGCGGGGCGCTGATGAGGGAGTTCGTGGCCGCGAACCCCGGGCTGTGGAACGAGGACATCGGGCTCTGA
- a CDS encoding PLD nuclease N-terminal domain-containing protein gives MLRYLPFLLVLALWIYAFVDCLNTPEDEVRHLPKVAWVFIVLLFGEVLVGPLAWLIAGKVRRPAGPAQTWVAPDDNPDFLRSLKKDEPDTE, from the coding sequence ATGCTCAGGTATCTGCCGTTCCTGCTGGTCCTGGCCCTGTGGATCTACGCGTTCGTGGACTGCCTGAACACCCCCGAGGACGAGGTCCGTCACCTGCCCAAGGTGGCCTGGGTGTTCATCGTGCTGCTCTTCGGCGAGGTCCTCGTCGGCCCGCTGGCCTGGCTGATCGCCGGGAAGGTGCGCCGGCCGGCCGGTCCCGCCCAGACCTGGGTGGCCCCCGACGACAACCCCGACTTCCTGCGCTCCCTGAAGAAGGACGAGCCGGACACGGAGTGA
- a CDS encoding menaquinone biosynthesis decarboxylase: MAYDDLRSLLRALEREGDLKRIKAEVDPYLEVGEIVDRVQKAGGPALLFENVKGSAMPLAMNVFGTDRRLLKALGLKSYAEISDKIGGLLRPELPQGFIGVREAFGKLGAMAHVPPKKVKGDHAPVQEVVLTGDDVDLDMLPALFTWPQDGGSFFNLGLTHTKDPDTGVRNLGLYRLQRHDKRTIGMHWQIHKDSRNHYAVAARRGERLPVAIAFGCPPAVTYASTAPLPGDIDEYLFAGFIAGKRIEMVDCKTVPLQVPANAEVVIEGWLEPGEMLPEGPFGDHTGFYTPQEPFPALKIDCVTMRKRPLLQSIVVGRPPTEDGPLGRATERFFLPLLKIIIPDIVDYHLPEAGGFHNCAIVSIDKKYPKHAQKVMSAIWGAHMMSLTKLIVVVDSDCDVHDLHEVAWRALGNTDYARDLVVAEGPVDHLDHASYQQFWGGKAGIDATKKLPEEGYTRDGGWPEMVLSDPATAALVDRRWKEYGL, from the coding sequence ATGGCTTACGACGATCTTCGCTCCCTGCTGCGGGCGCTGGAGCGCGAGGGAGACCTCAAGCGCATCAAGGCCGAGGTGGACCCCTACCTGGAGGTCGGTGAGATCGTCGACCGGGTGCAGAAGGCCGGCGGACCGGCGCTGCTCTTCGAGAACGTCAAGGGCTCCGCGATGCCCCTGGCGATGAACGTCTTCGGCACCGACCGCCGCCTGCTCAAGGCGCTCGGACTGAAGTCGTACGCGGAGATCTCCGACAAGATCGGCGGGCTGCTGCGGCCCGAGCTGCCGCAGGGCTTCATCGGCGTCCGCGAGGCGTTCGGCAAGCTCGGCGCGATGGCGCACGTCCCGCCGAAGAAGGTCAAGGGCGACCACGCGCCCGTCCAGGAGGTCGTCCTCACCGGTGACGACGTGGACCTGGACATGCTCCCGGCCCTGTTCACCTGGCCCCAGGACGGCGGGTCCTTCTTCAACCTCGGGCTGACCCACACCAAGGACCCCGACACCGGTGTCCGCAACCTCGGTCTGTACCGGCTCCAGCGGCACGACAAGCGCACCATCGGCATGCACTGGCAGATCCACAAGGACAGCCGGAACCACTACGCGGTCGCCGCCCGCCGGGGCGAGCGGCTGCCGGTCGCCATCGCCTTCGGCTGCCCGCCCGCCGTCACCTACGCCTCCACCGCGCCGCTGCCCGGCGACATCGACGAGTACCTGTTCGCCGGGTTCATCGCGGGCAAGCGGATCGAGATGGTCGACTGCAAGACCGTTCCGCTCCAGGTGCCGGCCAACGCCGAGGTCGTCATCGAGGGCTGGCTGGAGCCGGGCGAGATGCTGCCCGAGGGGCCCTTCGGCGACCACACCGGGTTCTACACCCCGCAGGAGCCGTTCCCCGCGCTGAAGATCGACTGCGTGACAATGCGGAAGCGGCCGCTGCTCCAGTCCATCGTGGTCGGCCGGCCGCCCACCGAGGACGGGCCGCTCGGCCGGGCCACGGAGCGGTTCTTCCTGCCGCTGCTGAAGATCATCATCCCGGACATCGTGGACTACCACCTCCCCGAGGCGGGCGGCTTCCACAACTGCGCGATCGTCTCGATCGACAAGAAGTACCCGAAGCACGCGCAGAAGGTGATGTCCGCGATCTGGGGGGCGCACATGATGTCGCTCACCAAGCTGATCGTGGTCGTCGACTCCGACTGCGATGTGCACGACCTGCACGAGGTCGCCTGGCGGGCGCTGGGCAACACCGACTACGCCCGTGACCTGGTGGTCGCCGAGGGCCCGGTCGACCACCTCGACCACGCCTCCTACCAGCAGTTCTGGGGCGGCAAGGCGGGCATCGACGCGACGAAGAAGCTGCCCGAGGAGGGCTACACGAGGGACGGGGGCTGGCCGGAGATGGTCCTGTCCGACCCCGCCACGGCGGCGCTGGTGGACCGGCGCTGGAAGGAGTACGGGCTGTGA
- the mqnP gene encoding menaquinone biosynthesis prenyltransferase MqnP produces the protein MSTAAAVPQPGRTKAFLRLVMIEHSVFALPFAYIASLTAMYQWDKNIHWARLLLVTVCMVGLRTFAMAVNRIIDREIDARNPRTAHRELVTGAMSVRHAWTGALVALVVFLGSAALLNPLCLALAPVAVIPMVVYPYGKRFTNFPQAILGVAQAMGPVGGWLAISGTWSWDAVILGLAVGIWIGGFDLIYACQDVETDREVGVKSVPARFGVPAAIWGARACHTLTMALFVWYAVLTHAGPFFWLGLVIVASAFVYEHRIVRPHDLSRLNRAFFQVNGFIGIALFVCALLDLLIRGLTV, from the coding sequence GTGAGTACCGCTGCCGCCGTCCCGCAGCCGGGGCGTACCAAGGCCTTTCTGCGTCTGGTGATGATCGAGCACTCGGTCTTCGCGCTGCCCTTCGCGTACATCGCCTCGCTCACCGCCATGTACCAGTGGGACAAGAACATCCACTGGGCGCGGCTGCTGCTGGTCACCGTCTGCATGGTGGGTCTGCGGACCTTCGCCATGGCGGTGAACCGGATCATCGACCGCGAGATCGACGCCCGCAACCCCCGCACCGCCCACCGCGAGCTGGTCACCGGCGCGATGTCGGTACGGCACGCGTGGACCGGCGCGCTGGTCGCGCTGGTGGTCTTCCTCGGCTCGGCCGCGCTGCTGAACCCGCTGTGCCTGGCGCTCGCGCCGGTCGCGGTGATCCCGATGGTGGTCTATCCGTACGGCAAGCGGTTCACCAACTTCCCGCAGGCCATCCTCGGTGTCGCGCAGGCGATGGGCCCGGTCGGCGGCTGGCTGGCGATCTCCGGTACCTGGTCCTGGGACGCGGTGATCCTCGGTCTCGCGGTCGGCATCTGGATCGGCGGCTTCGACCTGATCTACGCCTGTCAGGACGTGGAGACCGACCGCGAGGTCGGCGTGAAGTCGGTCCCGGCCCGCTTCGGCGTCCCGGCCGCGATCTGGGGCGCGCGGGCCTGCCACACGCTCACGATGGCCCTCTTCGTCTGGTACGCCGTGCTCACCCACGCGGGTCCGTTCTTCTGGCTGGGCCTGGTCATCGTCGCCTCCGCCTTCGTCTACGAACACCGCATCGTCCGCCCGCACGACCTGTCCCGCCTGAACCGGGCGTTCTTCCAGGTCAACGGGTTCATCGGGATCGCGCTGTTCGTGTGCGCGCTGCTCGATCTGCTCATCCGGGGGCTGACGGTCTGA
- a CDS encoding UbiX family flavin prenyltransferase produces MPWIVGVSGASGTPYAAAVLRALLDAGEDVDLVVSRASRLTLLDETGISFRDAHWRDDLGAWLARGADGKPDSFAPDLGRVRYWNAGDLAAGPSSGSYPVKGMLIVPASTACVAGVALGLSKDLLQRAASVTLKERRPLVVAVRETPLNGQTLRQLVALDEAGASVVPASPAFYAGATHIQDLVDFVAGRVLDAAGVEHGLYRRWKGELGGGQDEQGVRDQ; encoded by the coding sequence GTGCCTTGGATCGTGGGGGTTTCCGGAGCTTCCGGGACGCCGTACGCGGCGGCGGTGCTGCGGGCGCTGCTGGACGCCGGGGAGGACGTCGACCTGGTGGTCAGCCGGGCCTCGCGGCTGACGCTGCTGGACGAGACGGGGATCTCGTTCCGGGACGCCCACTGGCGCGACGACCTCGGGGCGTGGCTGGCGCGCGGCGCCGACGGCAAGCCGGACAGCTTCGCGCCGGACCTCGGCCGGGTGCGGTACTGGAACGCGGGCGACCTCGCGGCGGGACCGTCCTCGGGGTCCTACCCGGTCAAGGGCATGCTGATCGTGCCGGCGTCGACCGCGTGCGTCGCGGGCGTGGCCCTCGGCCTGTCCAAGGACCTGCTCCAGCGGGCGGCGAGCGTGACGCTGAAGGAGCGCAGGCCGCTGGTGGTGGCGGTGCGCGAGACCCCGCTGAACGGGCAGACCCTGCGCCAGCTCGTCGCGCTGGACGAGGCCGGGGCGAGCGTGGTCCCCGCCTCGCCGGCCTTCTACGCGGGCGCCACCCACATCCAGGACCTGGTGGACTTCGTCGCCGGCCGGGTGCTGGACGCGGCGGGCGTGGAGCACGGCCTGTACCGGCGCTGGAAGGGCGAGCTGGGCGGCGGCCAGGACGAGCAGGGCGTGCGGGACCAGTAG
- a CDS encoding Lrp/AsnC family transcriptional regulator has product MDAVDRQLIQALRENGRASYAELGRLVGLSGPSVTDRINRLEAAGVITGYRATVDAASLGLGVTALIGISLSDAADHEDVARRLKDLTEIEDCWFIAGDDSFMLKVRSSDVDGLEKTIRRLSGTKGVSRTRTTIVLSTKWENRVGELPEEV; this is encoded by the coding sequence ATGGACGCGGTGGACAGGCAGCTCATCCAGGCCCTGAGAGAGAACGGCCGGGCCTCGTACGCGGAGCTGGGGCGCCTCGTCGGCCTGTCGGGACCCAGCGTCACCGACCGCATCAACCGGCTGGAGGCGGCCGGGGTCATCACCGGTTACCGCGCCACGGTGGACGCGGCCTCGCTGGGCCTGGGCGTCACCGCGCTGATCGGCATCTCGCTGTCCGACGCCGCCGACCACGAGGACGTGGCCCGCAGGCTGAAGGACCTCACCGAGATCGAGGACTGCTGGTTCATCGCCGGCGACGACTCCTTCATGCTCAAGGTCCGCTCCTCCGACGTGGACGGTCTGGAGAAGACGATCCGCCGGCTGAGCGGCACCAAGGGCGTCTCCCGCACCCGCACCACCATCGTGCTCTCCACCAAGTGGGAGAACAGGGTCGGGGAGCTGCCCGAAGAGGTGTGA